A genome region from Sphingobacteriaceae bacterium GW460-11-11-14-LB5 includes the following:
- a CDS encoding xylose isomerase — protein sequence MSANELKNIKAKAGYELLFMQTDWGFGGTRDEFCAAAKKEGYEGIEVWWPGEEKAIKELFDALKKYKLEVGFLCAGYQANITEHLATFKQNVDAICANTYQKPVYINCHSGKDYFTYEENKKIIDYATAKSKSSGIPIYHETHRSRMMFAAHVAKNFAEKNPELRFTLDISHWCNVHESLLSDQKQTIDFILEKAEHIHSRVGHPEGPQVNDPRAPEWAKVVEAHLAWWDKIIARKKKNGERMTILTEFGPADYMPTLPYTRQPVADQWAINVYMMNLLRKRYQ from the coding sequence ATGAGTGCTAATGAACTTAAAAATATAAAAGCAAAAGCCGGCTACGAATTATTATTTATGCAAACCGATTGGGGTTTTGGCGGTACAAGAGATGAATTTTGCGCAGCAGCAAAAAAAGAAGGCTATGAAGGCATTGAAGTATGGTGGCCAGGCGAAGAAAAAGCGATAAAAGAACTTTTTGATGCGTTAAAGAAATATAAATTAGAAGTAGGATTTTTATGTGCCGGATATCAGGCGAATATAACGGAGCATTTAGCCACTTTTAAACAAAATGTAGATGCCATTTGTGCCAATACTTATCAAAAACCAGTTTACATCAATTGCCATTCGGGAAAAGATTATTTCACTTACGAAGAAAACAAAAAGATTATCGATTACGCAACAGCGAAAAGCAAATCGTCGGGTATACCAATTTATCACGAAACGCATCGTAGCCGTATGATGTTTGCAGCACATGTTGCCAAAAACTTTGCGGAGAAAAATCCGGAACTGAGATTTACTTTAGATATTTCGCATTGGTGCAATGTGCACGAAAGTTTATTGTCTGATCAGAAACAAACCATCGATTTCATTTTAGAAAAGGCAGAACATATCCACTCGCGTGTTGGGCACCCGGAAGGGCCACAGGTAAACGATCCAAGGGCACCAGAATGGGCAAAAGTGGTAGAAGCACACCTGGCCTGGTGGGACAAAATTATCGCACGGAAAAAGAAAAACGGCGAACGTATGACCATTCTTACTGAGTTTGGCCCGGCTGATTATATGCCTACCTTGCCTTATACACGCCAACCCGTTGCCGATCAATGGGCAATAAATGTTTACATGATGAATTTATTAAGAAAGAGATATCAATAA
- a CDS encoding sulfatase, producing the protein MTRDELNAHRLIKEAHEANARLHSRRHFLKESAMGLGALAMGSLLGSCGNLFSSPQTKIAYDPAHPLLPKSPPLVGKARSVIYLHMAGAPSQLELFDFKPELMKMDGQDCPPSLLAGKKFAFITGVPKMLGPQAIFAKYGQSGALVSDNLPHFSTMVDEVSFLKAVKTDQFNHAPAQLLVHTGSPRLGRPSMGSWVTYGLGSENQNLPGYVVLTSGGSFPDAGKSVWGSGFLPSVYQGVQCRSEGDPVLFIKDPDGMNRDLRKASIEAINKANEQQYQEYNDPEILSRIAQYEMAYRMQISAPEVMNINDEPAYIHEMYGTQPGKACFANNVLLARKLVEKGVRYIQLFDWGWDAHGDSPNNSLNIGLKNKCRTIDRPITALLLDLKQRGLLEETLVVWGGEFGRTPMMENRNGIQNPFKGRDHHTEAFTIWMAGGGVKKGFTHGETDEIGYSAVSGKVDAFDIQATILNQLGFDHEQFTYPFQGRPFRLTDVAGKVISEIVA; encoded by the coding sequence ATGACAAGAGACGAATTAAACGCACATAGGTTAATTAAAGAAGCGCATGAAGCAAATGCACGCCTGCACTCGCGACGTCATTTTTTAAAAGAAAGTGCAATGGGTTTGGGTGCTTTGGCAATGGGTTCATTACTGGGTAGCTGTGGTAATCTTTTTTCAAGTCCGCAAACCAAAATTGCTTACGATCCTGCGCATCCGTTATTGCCAAAATCGCCACCACTTGTAGGTAAGGCACGAAGTGTAATTTATTTGCACATGGCAGGCGCTCCATCTCAATTGGAATTATTTGATTTTAAACCAGAATTGATGAAAATGGATGGCCAGGATTGTCCTCCTTCATTACTCGCCGGGAAAAAATTTGCTTTTATAACCGGGGTGCCTAAAATGTTAGGGCCACAGGCTATTTTTGCCAAATATGGCCAATCGGGTGCTTTGGTTAGTGATAATTTACCACACTTTTCTACCATGGTAGATGAAGTAAGCTTTTTGAAAGCGGTAAAAACGGATCAGTTTAATCATGCTCCGGCGCAGTTGCTGGTGCATACCGGTTCACCGCGATTGGGCAGGCCGAGTATGGGAAGTTGGGTAACCTATGGTTTAGGATCAGAAAACCAGAATTTACCCGGATATGTAGTATTGACCAGTGGAGGTAGTTTCCCCGATGCCGGAAAAAGTGTTTGGGGAAGTGGTTTTTTACCATCCGTTTATCAGGGTGTACAATGCCGGAGTGAAGGAGATCCGGTACTGTTTATTAAAGATCCGGATGGAATGAACCGCGATTTGAGAAAAGCCTCTATCGAAGCCATTAATAAAGCCAACGAACAACAATATCAGGAGTATAACGATCCCGAAATTTTATCGAGGATCGCACAATATGAAATGGCTTACCGCATGCAGATTTCGGCACCAGAGGTGATGAATATCAATGATGAACCTGCTTACATTCACGAAATGTATGGCACACAGCCCGGTAAAGCCTGTTTTGCCAATAATGTACTGCTTGCCCGTAAACTGGTAGAAAAAGGCGTACGTTACATCCAGTTATTCGACTGGGGCTGGGATGCACATGGAGATAGCCCAAACAACTCACTTAATATCGGACTAAAGAATAAATGCAGAACCATTGACAGGCCAATTACCGCTTTATTGCTCGATTTAAAACAACGTGGTTTATTAGAAGAAACCCTGGTCGTTTGGGGAGGAGAATTTGGCCGTACCCCAATGATGGAAAACCGAAATGGTATACAAAACCCATTTAAAGGTAGAGATCACCATACAGAAGCATTTACTATATGGATGGCCGGCGGAGGTGTGAAAAAAGGATTTACACACGGAGAAACAGATGAAATTGGTTACAGTGCGGTAAGTGGAAAAGTAGATGCCTTCGATATTCAGGCGACCATTTTAAACCAGTTGGGATTCGATCATGAACAATTTACCTATCCTTTCCAGGGTCGGCCGTTTAGGTTAACCGATGTGGCAGGTAAGGTAATATCAGAGATTGTGGCTTAA
- a CDS encoding AraC family transcriptional regulator, with protein MTEKSNAKKDGFEYERTIIIPRNVISKQCIGNEIISNLYLTNIGLYPKALNHYRKRANGSEQHILIYCSDGKGSVTLENTTYHIEAGNYIIIPKKTAHVYQADLILPWTIYWFHFSGTGADALVAQLQNYKGYAGFSEERNTIFNTIYSRLERGFSRENIVYANLCFHQYIAEVVYTDKHLVNDKIMEPDKVEELIDFMRNNIEKILTLKEMALAVYLSPSYLSAIFKKKTGTSPIDYFNQLKIQKTTQYLLFTNLRINEIALKIGISDPYYFSRLFSSIMGISPKQYRDNRFN; from the coding sequence ATGACCGAAAAGTCCAATGCAAAAAAAGATGGGTTCGAATATGAAAGAACCATTATCATTCCACGAAATGTAATTAGCAAGCAATGCATTGGAAATGAAATCATAAGCAATTTATACCTCACCAATATTGGCCTTTACCCTAAAGCCCTAAACCATTATCGAAAAAGGGCAAACGGATCAGAACAGCATATTTTAATTTACTGTTCCGACGGAAAAGGTAGTGTAACATTAGAAAATACTACTTATCATATTGAGGCTGGCAACTACATTATTATCCCAAAAAAAACAGCTCATGTTTATCAGGCTGATTTAATTTTACCATGGACAATTTACTGGTTCCATTTTTCGGGTACCGGTGCTGATGCTTTGGTAGCACAATTACAAAATTATAAGGGATATGCCGGATTTAGTGAAGAACGAAACACCATTTTTAATACGATATATAGCCGCCTTGAGCGGGGTTTTAGCCGAGAGAATATTGTTTATGCCAATTTGTGCTTCCACCAGTACATTGCCGAGGTGGTTTATACCGACAAACATCTTGTGAATGATAAAATTATGGAACCCGATAAGGTTGAAGAGCTTATAGATTTTATGCGAAATAACATCGAAAAAATACTTACATTAAAAGAAATGGCGCTGGCTGTTTACCTATCGCCATCATATTTATCGGCTATATTTAAAAAGAAAACAGGTACTTCTCCTATCGATTACTTTAACCAGCTTAAAATTCAGAAAACCACACAGTATCTACTCTTTACCAACCTCCGAATTAACGAAATTGCACTAAAAATAGGCATCAGCGATCCTTATTATTTTAGCCGCCTGTTTTCGAGCATCATGGGTATTTCGCCAAAACAGTATAGGGATAACAGGTTTAACTGA
- a CDS encoding DNA mismatch repair protein MutS, whose translation MLKQQAEIIADYDQKIKQVTADIDQTRKRIDQLSLMRIGVFLAEILFFVLLLRSADDSLRTLIQICLLLPVIAFVFIVRRQSQLDREIDYKKQLLWVYQNEWNVLNGAANGYDHGQVFESELHPYTADLDIFGNASLFALINRCSTKNGNNLLAKNFAEKSTRDRILLRQGAVNEIREKIAETYSFRANLHGYDPNKIEQIKMQLKHQLGAQLEFVKSRLMRFYVKLVPYISITLILAAVFVSGVFWKVLALLFVIHTGWNVWLGAKINKVFYCFGGSSGLLNGYASAILWTENQSWKSVYTLSLLDSKIPVSKEIKALSKIIQNFDARLNLLVGGVLNALLLWDLKCCISLDIWYTSSSRDVVSALDHLGDFEELISLATTAYNQPDWVFPVLSDQFALATTHIGHPLIPAQIRVNNDFHLEAKPTVDIVTGSNMAGKSTFLRTLGINMVLAYAGAPVCAKEMQLSVFSINTYMRIKDSLNESTSTFKAELNRLKMILDHVVKDKDTFVLIDEMLRGTNSRDKYLGSKVFVQKLIAEKTPALFATHDLQLADLIVDYPETVRNFHFDIQITEGEMKFDYLLKQGPCKTFNAAILLKEIGLTLD comes from the coding sequence ATGTTAAAACAACAAGCAGAAATAATAGCCGATTACGATCAGAAAATTAAACAGGTTACAGCAGATATAGATCAAACCAGGAAACGGATCGATCAGCTTTCTTTAATGCGCATAGGTGTATTCCTCGCTGAAATTTTATTTTTCGTTTTGCTGCTGCGCTCGGCAGACGACAGCCTGCGGACATTAATTCAGATTTGTTTGCTGCTGCCTGTAATTGCCTTCGTTTTTATTGTCCGCAGACAAAGTCAGCTCGACCGCGAAATCGATTATAAAAAGCAACTCTTATGGGTTTATCAGAATGAATGGAATGTTTTAAATGGTGCGGCTAACGGATACGACCATGGTCAGGTTTTCGAATCTGAACTGCATCCTTATACTGCTGATCTTGATATTTTTGGTAACGCATCATTGTTTGCCCTGATTAACCGTTGTAGTACCAAAAACGGGAATAACTTACTGGCTAAAAATTTCGCAGAAAAATCGACCAGAGACCGGATATTACTCCGCCAGGGAGCTGTAAATGAAATAAGGGAAAAGATAGCAGAGACCTATAGTTTCAGGGCTAACCTGCATGGCTACGATCCCAATAAAATAGAGCAGATTAAAATGCAGCTTAAACACCAGTTGGGTGCACAATTGGAATTTGTAAAGAGCAGGTTGATGAGGTTTTATGTTAAACTCGTGCCTTATATTTCTATTACATTGATATTGGCCGCTGTTTTTGTCAGCGGTGTTTTTTGGAAAGTGCTGGCACTTCTATTTGTCATACACACGGGATGGAACGTATGGTTAGGTGCGAAGATTAATAAAGTTTTTTATTGTTTCGGTGGAAGTTCGGGTTTGTTAAATGGTTATGCCAGTGCTATTTTATGGACAGAGAATCAAAGCTGGAAAAGCGTTTATACCTTAAGTTTACTGGACTCAAAAATCCCGGTTAGCAAAGAAATTAAAGCATTGTCTAAAATTATCCAGAATTTTGATGCCAGGCTGAATCTCCTGGTCGGTGGTGTATTAAATGCGCTTTTGCTCTGGGATTTAAAATGCTGCATCAGTTTAGATATTTGGTATACATCTTCATCAAGGGATGTGGTTTCGGCCCTTGACCACTTAGGCGATTTTGAAGAGCTGATTTCGCTGGCTACAACGGCCTATAATCAGCCTGATTGGGTTTTCCCAGTACTTAGCGATCAGTTTGCATTAGCCACCACACATATTGGGCATCCGCTTATTCCAGCGCAAATAAGGGTGAATAACGATTTTCATTTGGAAGCAAAACCAACAGTAGATATTGTAACAGGTTCTAACATGGCGGGTAAAAGTACTTTTCTACGGACTTTAGGCATTAATATGGTATTGGCTTATGCTGGTGCGCCGGTTTGTGCCAAAGAAATGCAATTATCTGTTTTTTCGATCAATACCTATATGCGGATTAAAGATTCGCTGAACGAAAGTACCTCTACTTTTAAAGCAGAGCTAAACCGCCTGAAAATGATCTTGGATCATGTGGTGAAAGACAAAGATACTTTTGTATTGATTGACGAAATGCTGCGCGGTACAAACAGTCGTGATAAATATTTAGGCTCGAAGGTTTTTGTACAGAAGTTGATTGCCGAAAAAACACCTGCACTTTTTGCTACCCACGATTTACAATTAGCCGATCTGATTGTGGATTACCCAGAAACCGTCCGTAATTTTCACTTCGATATCCAGATTACCGAAGGCGAAATGAAGTTTGATTATCTATTGAAGCAAGGGCCTTGTAAAACCTTTAATGCGGCAATTTTATTAAAGGAAATTGGTTTAACGTTGGATTAA
- a CDS encoding 23S rRNA (pseudouridine(1915)-N(3))-methyltransferase RlmH: MKITLIAIGKTEDKYLIEGIDKYINRLKHYINFSFVALPDVKNVKNLSEAQQKAKEAELLHKQINNGDVVILLDEKGKKYSSVEFSNYLNKQMIGSVQHLIFIIGGPYGFDESIYKRANGLISLSDMTFSHQMIRLFFVEQLYRGFSILKGEPYHHA, from the coding sequence ATGAAGATTACATTGATCGCCATTGGCAAAACAGAAGATAAATACCTGATTGAAGGAATTGATAAATACATCAACCGCTTAAAACATTATATTAACTTTAGTTTTGTGGCTTTGCCAGATGTAAAAAATGTTAAAAACCTAAGTGAAGCGCAGCAAAAGGCCAAGGAGGCCGAACTGTTGCACAAACAAATTAATAATGGCGATGTTGTTATTTTGCTGGATGAAAAAGGGAAAAAATATTCATCAGTAGAATTTTCGAACTACTTAAATAAACAGATGATTGGTAGTGTGCAGCATTTAATTTTTATTATTGGCGGCCCGTATGGATTTGATGAAAGCATTTACAAAAGAGCAAACGGTTTAATTTCCTTATCCGACATGACCTTTTCGCACCAAATGATCAGGTTGTTTTTTGTAGAGCAGCTATACCGTGGATTTAGCATTTTAAAAGGCGAACCATATCACCACGCTTAA
- a CDS encoding peptidyl-prolyl cis-trans isomerase — protein MSKAIIKTEKGDMTVEFYENDAPKAVANFKKLAKEGFYDGVTFHRVIPNFMVQGGCPNSKDPAKAHLAGTGGPGYKIDCELDGENQYHDRGVLSMAHAGRNTGGSQFFICHSRTNTAHLDRNHTCFGKVVENVDLVDDIRQGDKILNIEVLED, from the coding sequence ATGAGTAAAGCAATAATAAAAACAGAAAAAGGCGATATGACCGTAGAGTTCTACGAAAATGATGCGCCGAAAGCCGTTGCAAACTTTAAAAAATTAGCTAAAGAAGGCTTTTATGATGGTGTAACTTTTCACCGTGTAATTCCTAACTTTATGGTTCAGGGCGGATGTCCGAATTCAAAAGATCCGGCTAAAGCGCATTTGGCAGGTACTGGTGGCCCAGGTTATAAAATTGATTGCGAATTAGATGGCGAAAATCAGTATCACGACCGTGGTGTTTTATCTATGGCTCATGCTGGCCGCAATACTGGTGGTTCACAGTTTTTTATCTGTCACAGCAGAACCAATACTGCTCATTTAGACCGTAACCATACTTGTTTTGGTAAAGTTGTGGAGAATGTAGACCTTGTAGACGATATCCGTCAGGGTGATAAAATTTTAAACATTGAAGTTTTAGAAGATTAG
- a CDS encoding asparagine synthetase B, which yields MDEDQKNHLKAYGIAYWTISKQLEVDWLLNYRGGSFLIKYNKTVEDELKIRGVSYEVMADGKVTNLLNEISDPSVNMEMVKLEKTPKIAVYSPKSKLPWDDAVTLVLTYAEIPYDVIYDDDILQDKLSKYDWLHLHHEDFTGQYGRFWANFRYATWYQEDVKNQETLAKRMGYKKVSEMKLAVAKHIKEYCAGGGFLFAMCSGTDSFDIALAADGVDICAQMFDGDGADPNAQSKLDFNKTLAFQNFKLDNNPMNYEFSDIDATQTRTLNQTNDYFTLFDFSAKWDLVPTMLTQDHDKVIKGFMGQTTAFRKSLVKTSVTVLGENKGAAEVRYLHGEIGKGQFTFYGGHDPEDYQHAVGDPPTDLNLHPNSPGYRLILNNVLFPAAKKKPQKT from the coding sequence ATGGATGAAGACCAAAAAAACCACCTCAAAGCATACGGAATTGCCTATTGGACAATCAGCAAACAGCTGGAGGTAGATTGGCTTTTAAATTACCGCGGCGGCAGCTTTTTAATTAAGTACAATAAAACCGTAGAAGATGAACTTAAAATCCGCGGCGTATCATACGAAGTAATGGCCGATGGAAAAGTAACCAATCTTTTAAACGAAATCAGCGATCCATCGGTAAACATGGAGATGGTTAAACTGGAGAAAACACCAAAAATTGCGGTATACTCACCAAAAAGCAAATTGCCCTGGGATGATGCCGTTACACTCGTTTTAACCTATGCTGAAATTCCGTATGATGTAATTTATGATGATGATATTTTACAGGATAAATTAAGCAAATACGATTGGTTACACCTGCACCATGAAGATTTTACCGGGCAATACGGACGTTTCTGGGCCAACTTCAGGTATGCAACCTGGTACCAGGAAGATGTTAAAAACCAGGAAACCTTAGCAAAACGCATGGGTTATAAAAAGGTTTCGGAGATGAAATTAGCCGTTGCCAAACACATTAAAGAATACTGTGCGGGTGGAGGTTTCTTATTTGCCATGTGCTCTGGTACGGATAGTTTCGACATTGCGCTTGCCGCCGATGGCGTAGATATTTGTGCGCAAATGTTTGATGGCGATGGCGCAGATCCAAATGCACAAAGTAAACTGGATTTCAATAAAACACTCGCCTTCCAGAATTTCAAGTTAGATAACAACCCGATGAATTATGAATTTTCGGATATCGATGCGACTCAAACCCGTACACTGAACCAAACCAACGATTATTTTACTTTATTCGATTTTTCGGCCAAATGGGATCTTGTTCCAACCATGCTTACCCAGGATCATGATAAGGTGATTAAAGGTTTTATGGGGCAAACCACAGCCTTCAGAAAGAGTTTAGTGAAAACAAGTGTAACTGTTTTGGGCGAAAATAAAGGCGCTGCAGAAGTAAGGTATTTACATGGAGAAATTGGCAAAGGTCAGTTTACATTTTATGGCGGGCACGATCCGGAAGATTATCAGCACGCCGTAGGCGATCCGCCAACAGATTTAAATCTGCATCCAAATTCGCCAGGCTATCGCTTAATCTTAAATAATGTGCTTTTTCCAGCGGCAAAAAAGAAACCTCAAAAAACATAA
- a CDS encoding purine-nucleoside phosphorylase: protein MLRAIEETVEYIKRKTENFKPEIGIILGTGLGGLVKEIEVEHQLMYSNIPNFPISTLEFHSGKLIFGTLNGKKIIAMQGRLHYYEGYSMQQITFPVRVMKGLGIENLIVSNAAGSLNPEFKKGDLMIIADHINLQPDNPLRGLIESELGPRFPDMSQPYKRDIIAKALEIAKNVDINCHKGVYVAVSGPNLETKAEYKYLRLIGADAVGMSTVPEVIVANHAGLPVFAISVLTDEGFPEDLQPFNLDEILAAAAKAEPKMTEILTRLISEL from the coding sequence ATGTTAAGAGCAATAGAAGAAACCGTTGAATATATAAAACGTAAAACAGAGAACTTTAAGCCAGAAATAGGTATTATTTTAGGTACTGGCTTGGGTGGCTTGGTAAAAGAAATCGAAGTTGAGCATCAATTGATGTATTCTAATATTCCGAATTTTCCAATTTCTACTTTAGAATTTCATAGCGGGAAACTAATTTTTGGAACATTAAACGGGAAGAAAATTATTGCCATGCAAGGGCGCTTACATTATTACGAAGGTTACAGCATGCAACAGATCACATTCCCGGTTAGGGTAATGAAAGGTTTGGGTATCGAAAACTTAATTGTATCTAACGCTGCGGGCTCGCTAAATCCTGAGTTTAAAAAAGGTGATTTAATGATTATCGCTGATCATATTAATCTGCAGCCAGATAACCCATTGAGGGGTTTAATCGAAAGCGAATTAGGTCCGCGTTTTCCGGATATGAGTCAGCCTTATAAGCGGGATATCATTGCCAAAGCACTTGAAATAGCTAAAAATGTTGATATTAACTGTCATAAAGGGGTATATGTTGCGGTTTCTGGTCCGAATTTAGAAACCAAAGCCGAGTATAAATACCTGCGTTTAATTGGCGCCGATGCCGTTGGCATGAGTACTGTACCTGAGGTGATTGTGGCCAACCACGCTGGTTTGCCTGTTTTCGCTATCTCCGTATTAACGGATGAAGGTTTTCCTGAAGATCTGCAGCCTTTTAATTTAGATGAAATTTTAGCAGCAGCAGCCAAAGCTGAGCCTAAAATGACTGAGATTTTAACCCGCTTAATTTCTGAACTATAA
- a CDS encoding tetraacyldisaccharide 4'-kinase has product MLLNYLRLLLLPFSLIYGMAIVLRKKLYDWGLMRSVKFGLPVICVGNLSVGGSGKTPTTEYLVRLLADYKIAILSRGYGRKTKGFIVADSTATAETIGDEPLQYHQKFAAVTVAVCEDRVNGIKQLKDNHDLIILDDAFQHRAVRAGFNILLFEFRKLGTLQFLLPAGNLRDVFSSRKRADVLLVTKSPVPLLHVAQQASVNELQPNANQPVLHSYLKYGDLIHLYHNESRTLESIKDFEIFLLSGIANPAPLIEELEKYAETIKHEEFPDHYAFKNDDIKKLKSVFMASTKKDKIIITTEKDSKRLRATGFEDLLVDLPVYYLPIEVELFEEDKITFDELILNYVKSNRRNR; this is encoded by the coding sequence ATGCTACTTAACTATCTACGCCTTTTGCTGCTTCCTTTTTCACTCATTTATGGAATGGCTATTGTCCTCCGTAAAAAACTTTATGATTGGGGATTGATGCGATCTGTAAAGTTCGGTTTACCGGTAATTTGTGTAGGCAATTTATCCGTTGGCGGATCGGGTAAAACACCAACCACAGAATATTTGGTGAGGTTGCTGGCCGATTATAAAATAGCCATATTAAGCAGGGGCTACGGACGGAAAACGAAAGGTTTTATTGTTGCCGATAGCACTGCAACTGCTGAAACAATTGGGGATGAGCCTTTACAGTATCATCAAAAATTTGCAGCTGTTACCGTTGCTGTTTGCGAAGACCGTGTGAATGGGATTAAGCAATTGAAAGACAACCATGATCTGATTATCCTTGACGATGCCTTTCAACACCGCGCGGTAAGGGCGGGTTTTAATATTTTGCTTTTCGAGTTTAGAAAGCTGGGTACTTTACAGTTTTTGTTACCTGCCGGAAATTTAAGGGATGTTTTCTCCTCACGCAAAAGGGCCGATGTATTGCTGGTCACAAAATCGCCGGTTCCATTGTTACATGTAGCGCAGCAGGCCTCGGTAAACGAGCTGCAGCCAAATGCAAATCAACCTGTATTACATTCCTATTTAAAGTACGGCGATCTTATCCATTTATACCATAATGAAAGCCGCACACTCGAATCGATTAAAGATTTCGAAATTTTCCTGCTCAGCGGAATTGCAAATCCAGCCCCGTTAATAGAAGAGCTTGAAAAATATGCTGAAACCATAAAACACGAAGAATTTCCTGATCATTATGCTTTTAAAAATGATGATATTAAGAAGCTTAAATCGGTTTTTATGGCCAGTACTAAAAAAGATAAAATCATTATCACAACAGAAAAGGATAGCAAGCGTTTAAGAGCTACCGGATTTGAAGATTTACTGGTAGATTTACCTGTATATTATTTACCCATTGAGGTTGAATTATTTGAAGAAGATAAGATTACCTTTGACGAACTCATTTTAAACTATGTTAAGAGCAATAGAAGAAACCGTTGA
- a CDS encoding sterol desaturase, whose amino-acid sequence MSPNKRLVVGQGQISGYISIFLAVLALLGILCFHYPEKLTTPEFREIYTKNSMEALMLGGVIAAFFFSLLSLILSKKLKWAWPGFVLGALAVILGALSVEGRDVAKSSWHFGLDWMILDLLLMVAIFVPLELFFPKNNEQTKFHEEWRTDLTYFVISHLFIQFFGIVTQKPAVLFFGWIGLDKLHTWVQGLPFIVALFLAFFSTDLFQYWAHRFFHTRVALWRFHSIHHSTQNMDWLAGSRTHFIDIFFTRAMTFIPLYVLGFSSTVFNVYIIFIAIHAVLIHANTRINFGPLKYIFTTPQYHHWHHCEDPKYYGHNFASIFPFIDMMFGTYYLPGKEWPAGTGVHEASYPKGFVKQSIYPFTKSPFDTDLNMEERSDR is encoded by the coding sequence ATGTCTCCGAACAAAAGATTAGTAGTGGGCCAGGGCCAGATTAGTGGGTATATTTCTATTTTTTTAGCTGTGCTGGCGCTTTTAGGTATCCTGTGTTTTCATTATCCTGAAAAGCTTACCACACCCGAATTCCGCGAAATTTACACGAAAAACAGCATGGAAGCACTAATGCTTGGCGGTGTTATTGCAGCATTCTTTTTTTCTTTATTGAGTTTAATCCTCAGTAAAAAACTCAAATGGGCCTGGCCAGGCTTTGTACTTGGTGCTTTGGCCGTAATATTGGGCGCTTTGAGTGTTGAAGGGAGAGATGTAGCCAAATCGAGCTGGCATTTTGGCTTAGACTGGATGATTTTAGATCTGCTTTTAATGGTCGCTATTTTTGTTCCTTTAGAATTATTCTTCCCCAAAAACAATGAGCAGACTAAATTCCACGAAGAGTGGCGCACCGATTTAACTTATTTTGTAATCAGCCATCTGTTTATTCAGTTTTTCGGTATTGTAACCCAAAAACCTGCCGTATTATTTTTTGGCTGGATCGGTTTAGATAAATTGCACACCTGGGTACAGGGACTCCCTTTTATAGTAGCTTTGTTTCTGGCTTTTTTTAGTACCGATTTGTTTCAATATTGGGCACATCGTTTTTTTCATACCCGGGTAGCCCTTTGGCGTTTCCATTCCATACACCACTCTACACAAAATATGGATTGGCTGGCAGGAAGCCGCACACATTTTATCGATATCTTTTTCACCCGCGCAATGACTTTCATTCCGCTTTATGTTTTAGGCTTTTCATCAACCGTGTTCAATGTGTACATTATATTTATTGCCATCCATGCAGTACTCATCCATGCCAACACCAGGATTAATTTTGGCCCTTTAAAATACATTTTTACGACACCACAATATCACCACTGGCATCATTGCGAAGATCCTAAATACTATGGACATAATTTCGCTTCCATATTTCCTTTTATTGATATGATGTTTGGTACTTATTATTTACCAGGCAAAGAATGGCCCGCCGGAACGGGCGTACATGAAGCTTCGTATCCGAAAGGTTTTGTTAAACAATCCATTTATCCCTTTACCAAAAGTCCTTTTGATACCGATTTGAATATGGAAGAAAGAAGCGACAGATAG